The following are from one region of the Corylus avellana chromosome ca1, CavTom2PMs-1.0 genome:
- the LOC132167756 gene encoding nucleoside diphosphate kinase 1, translated as MEQTFIMIKPDGVQRGLVGEIISRFEKKGFYLKGLKLISVDRSFAERHYADLSAKPFFNGLVDYIISGPVVATIWEGKNVVTTGRKIIGATNPSDSAPGTIRGDFAVEIGRNVIHGSDSVESARKEIALWFPEAPVNWESSLHSWIYE; from the exons ATGGAGCAGACCTTCATCATGATCAAGCCCGATGGTGTCCAGAGGGGCTTG GTTGGTGAGATCATTAGCAGGTTTGAGAAGAAGGGCTTCTATTTGAAAG GTTTGAAGCTCATATCTGTGGACCGTTCTTTTGCTGAGAGGCACTATGCTGACCTGTCTGCAAAGCCCTTTTTCAATGGGTTGGTTGACTACATTATATCTGGTCCTGTTGTTGCTACGATTTGGGAGGGTAAGAATGTTGTGACAACTGGCCGAAAGATTATTGGAGCCACAAACCCCTCGGACTCTGCCCCTGGAACCATTCGTGGTGATTTTGCAGTTGAAATTGGCAG GAATGTCATTCACGGAAGCGATTCAGTTGAGAGTGCAAGGAAGGAAATTGCACTGTGGTTCCCCGAAGCTCCCGTTAACTGGGAGAGCAGCCTCCACTCGTGGATCTATGAGTAA